A genome region from Megalobrama amblycephala isolate DHTTF-2021 linkage group LG18, ASM1881202v1, whole genome shotgun sequence includes the following:
- the rad23b gene encoding UV excision repair protein RAD23 homolog B: MQITLKTLQQQTFKIDIDAEETVKALKEKIENEKGKDGFPVAGQKLIYAGKILNDDTALKEYKIDEKNFVVVMVAKPKAAPASTSAPSSAATATSSSSASSSTTATPTPSAAPPAETPAKDDTPAEEKPAGGAAPSSTPVSSGSSPNANIFEEATSALVTGQSYENMVTEIMLMGYERDKVVAALRASFNNPDRAVEYLLTGIPAEGEGSVGGADPVAPAGGVPVVSTGLTSPSSTAPSQPSTGSGANPLEFLRNQPQFLQMRQIIQQNPSLLPALLQQIGRENPQLLQQISSHQEQFIQMLNEPVQEAGQGGGGGGGVAEAGGMNYIQVTPQEKEAIERLKALGFPEGLVIQAYFACEKNENLAANFLLQQNFDDD, encoded by the exons GTAAAAGCCTTAAAGGAAAAAATAGAGAATGAAAAGGGAAAAGATGGCTTTCCGGTGGCGGGACAGAAGTTGATATACGCAG GCAAAATTCTGAATGATGACACGGCGCTCAAGGAGTACAAGATAGATGAGAAGAACTTTGTGGTGGTTATGGTAGCAAAG CCTAAAGCGGCTCCTGCATCGACATCTGCCCCATCATCTGCTGCCACAGCGACCAGCTCCAGCTCCGCCTCCTCCAGCACTACAGCGACCCCGACCCCGTCTGCTGCCCCGCCCGCAGAAACCCCGGCCAAAGACGACACGCCCGCCGAGGAGAAGCCTGCTGGCGGCGCTGCGCCCTCCTCCACACCCGTCAG TTCGGGTTCTTCGCCAAATGCAAACATATTTGAAGAGGCAACGTCTGCGCTGG TGACGGGTCAGTCCTACGAGAACATGGTGACGGAGATCATGTTGATGGGATACGAGAGAGACAAAGTGGTGGCGGCGCTGAGAGCTAGTTTCAACAATCCTGACCGGGCCGTCGAGTACTTGCTCACG ggCATTCCTGCGGAGGGCGAGGGCAGTGTGGGAGGTGCTGACCCTGTGGCTCCTGCAGGAGGCGTTCCTGTCGTGTCTACGGGTCTCACTTCACCGTCCAGTACCGCCCCATCACAGCCCAGCACAGGATCAGGGG CGAATCCTCTGGAGTTCCTGAGGAACCAGCCACAGTTCCTGCAGATGAGACAGATCATCCAGCAGAACCCGTCTCTCCTACCAGCTCTACTACAGCAGATCGGCAGAGAGAACCCTCAGCTCCTGCAG CAAATCAGCAGCCATCAGGAGCAGTTTATCCAGATGCTTAACGAGCCTGTCCAGGAGGCGGGGCAAGGAGGAGGCGGCGGTGGGGGCGTGGCCGAGGCAGGAGGCATGAACTACATCCAGGTCACACCCCAGGAGAAAGAAGCTATTGAGAGG CTAAAAGCCCTTGGATTCCCAGAAGGACTCGTTATACAGGCCTACTTTGCTTGTGAGAAGAATGAAAATTTGGCTGCAAACTTCCTTTTACAACAGAACTTTGATGATGATTAG